One part of the Vibrio palustris genome encodes these proteins:
- a CDS encoding DUF2726 domain-containing protein: MFDIFVVVAILVAFFYVIQKYVLKQEDTKRYQYRVKGPVLSANEGAFYNALVAAVGEHGVVLTRVSMTSILAPYKITNKKAWFIAHNHISRSYFDYLVCDARTLEPRVVIELDNGKALDKGKAEREKLVMQVCKSANLPLIGANIKMSYQVGKLRRLLATHIDLIEPDKEVRFCKRCGSPMILKVASQGEYKGRRFFTCSRQPHCTYTENYNVVFDEMNDEPIMPTLFHDNKE; the protein is encoded by the coding sequence ATGTTCGACATCTTTGTTGTCGTCGCGATTTTAGTTGCGTTTTTTTATGTGATTCAAAAGTATGTTCTCAAGCAAGAGGACACTAAACGTTATCAATATCGGGTCAAAGGGCCAGTACTATCAGCCAATGAAGGTGCATTTTACAACGCACTGGTTGCCGCTGTAGGCGAACATGGCGTCGTACTGACACGAGTGTCGATGACATCAATTCTCGCGCCCTATAAAATCACCAATAAAAAAGCGTGGTTTATTGCTCACAATCATATATCACGCAGCTATTTTGATTATTTGGTCTGTGATGCTAGAACCTTAGAGCCTCGTGTTGTCATTGAACTTGATAATGGTAAGGCGTTAGATAAAGGGAAGGCTGAGCGTGAAAAGCTGGTGATGCAAGTGTGTAAATCGGCAAATTTACCGCTAATCGGTGCGAATATAAAAATGAGCTATCAAGTTGGCAAGTTACGTCGACTTTTGGCCACGCACATCGATTTAATCGAACCCGATAAAGAAGTCCGTTTTTGTAAACGTTGCGGGAGCCCAATGATTTTAAAAGTGGCTTCTCAGGGGGAATATAAAGGTCGACGTTTCTTTACTTGTAGTCGCCAACCACACTGTACTTATACAGAAAACTATAATGTCGTCTTTGATGAAATGAACGATGAGCCGATAATGCCAACACTATTTCACGACAATAAAGAGTAA
- a CDS encoding MFS transporter, with protein sequence MSAISNYKTQFILMIFSAATLSGILLGFDTKVMSTIITSVSSQFQLSPASLSWAMINIGFGAIAGAFGASWLAARLGRKSTMLLASVLFLVSSLGSSHADTFSWFVFFRIASAMSIGLITVVFPLYISEVIPRDEHGKLNWLQSGTLVMALMGMFIVGFFLSQHISIPSQPWATLLRFELYPCLLFASVVLFMPDSPRWLVMVQRQNDAFLTLEKMVDVHYAQLMLVDIEASLKERDLVTKEPVSMLTLMKQSYFWAFTLFGVTIALIQQLIGTHDWSILISTSLTQWFGYTDTVIFMAVWFAVFPLSSYLSSRQY encoded by the coding sequence ATGTCTGCAATATCAAATTACAAAACACAATTTATTTTAATGATTTTCAGCGCAGCGACGCTGAGCGGCATTTTACTAGGGTTTGATACCAAGGTAATGTCAACGATCATCACGTCGGTTTCTAGTCAATTTCAATTGAGTCCTGCCAGCCTATCTTGGGCTATGATAAACATCGGCTTTGGCGCTATCGCAGGCGCATTCGGAGCCAGTTGGTTAGCGGCGCGTTTGGGACGAAAAAGTACGATGCTACTAGCAAGTGTGCTTTTCTTAGTTTCATCCCTTGGCTCTTCACACGCCGACACCTTCTCTTGGTTTGTCTTTTTTAGAATTGCCAGTGCGATGTCAATCGGTCTTATCACCGTTGTCTTCCCTCTTTATATTAGTGAGGTAATTCCAAGAGACGAACATGGAAAGCTCAATTGGTTACAGAGCGGTACACTTGTTATGGCGTTGATGGGTATGTTCATCGTCGGTTTTTTTCTTAGCCAACACATATCGATTCCATCACAACCTTGGGCAACACTACTTCGTTTCGAACTTTACCCGTGTCTACTGTTTGCTAGCGTTGTTTTATTCATGCCCGACTCTCCACGTTGGTTAGTAATGGTACAACGTCAAAACGATGCATTTTTAACGCTAGAAAAAATGGTCGATGTTCACTATGCCCAACTAATGCTCGTTGATATTGAAGCCTCGCTTAAAGAACGGGATTTAGTCACTAAAGAGCCAGTATCGATGCTAACCCTTATGAAACAATCGTATTTTTGGGCTTTTACTCTTTTTGGTGTCACTATTGCATTAATTCAGCAACTTATCGGCACACATGATTGGAGTATATTGATATCCACTTCGCTCACACAATGGTTTGGCTATACTGACACCGTAATATTTATGGCGGTATGGTTCGCTGTGTTCCCGCTATCAAGCTATCTATCGTCACGTCAATATTAG
- a CDS encoding BCCT family transporter: protein MSSDHNNEENGGIPRPTGKANPIDTDYTVGQDNVVLSVGPFGLDIHNRVFAISGLAIVLFVVATLAFREQVEPLFETIKSTMVSTFDWFFLLSGDFFVFACIAIALSPLGRVRIGGTDATPDYSYSGWLAMLFAAGMGIGLVFFGVSEPMSHFSTALGGTAMENGVRTDWAPLGGALNDPELARKLGMASTIYHWALHPWALYSLLALGLAIFSFNKGLPLTMRSIFYPLFGERVWGWTGHIIDILAVVATVFGLATSLGYGAQQAATGLNFLFGIPLTDTTKVVLIVCITALALGSVLAGLDSGVKRLSEINMVVAGVLLTFIVFAGPTLQILEGFFSNLVGYIEYFPQLSMPFGREDVNYSQGWTAFYWAWWISWSPFVGMFIARVSRGRSVREFIICVMLVPSLVCVFWMTAFGGTAIDQFVNHGYDAVKNAELSLKLFKMLEVMPWHSITSFVGIVLVIVFFITSSDSGSLVIDTIAAGGKVESPTAQRVFWCSFEGLVAIALMLGGGLASAQAMAIATGLPFTVVLLVATVSLVKGLMSEPRPKKLKKTKSI from the coding sequence GTGAGCAGCGACCATAACAATGAAGAAAATGGTGGCATCCCGCGTCCTACAGGGAAAGCCAACCCAATCGATACCGATTATACTGTAGGACAAGATAATGTTGTATTATCCGTAGGTCCCTTTGGTTTAGATATACATAACCGTGTATTTGCCATTTCTGGCTTAGCCATTGTGCTATTTGTCGTAGCAACGTTGGCTTTCAGAGAACAAGTTGAACCTTTGTTTGAAACAATTAAATCCACTATGGTTTCAACATTCGATTGGTTCTTCTTATTATCAGGAGATTTCTTTGTCTTCGCATGTATAGCCATTGCACTCTCGCCTTTAGGCCGAGTACGAATTGGCGGTACTGATGCGACACCGGATTACTCGTACTCCGGATGGTTAGCTATGCTATTTGCCGCAGGTATGGGGATTGGATTAGTGTTCTTCGGTGTGTCAGAACCCATGTCCCATTTCAGTACAGCACTTGGCGGTACGGCAATGGAAAATGGTGTGCGTACAGACTGGGCTCCGCTTGGCGGCGCTCTTAACGATCCTGAATTGGCTCGTAAACTCGGGATGGCCTCCACTATTTATCACTGGGCTCTCCACCCATGGGCTTTATATTCTTTGTTAGCGTTAGGCTTAGCCATATTTTCGTTTAACAAGGGATTGCCACTGACTATGCGTTCAATCTTTTATCCATTATTTGGTGAGCGTGTTTGGGGATGGACTGGCCATATCATCGATATTTTAGCGGTTGTTGCAACCGTATTTGGTCTTGCGACTTCGTTAGGATATGGCGCGCAACAAGCTGCAACAGGATTAAACTTCTTATTTGGTATCCCATTAACTGACACCACAAAAGTTGTGCTAATCGTGTGCATCACAGCTCTAGCCTTAGGGTCGGTATTAGCTGGGTTAGATAGCGGCGTAAAACGCTTGTCGGAAATCAACATGGTCGTCGCCGGCGTCTTACTTACCTTTATTGTATTTGCTGGGCCAACTCTGCAAATTCTAGAAGGCTTTTTTAGTAATTTAGTCGGTTATATTGAATATTTCCCACAACTGTCGATGCCATTTGGCCGTGAAGATGTGAATTACTCACAAGGCTGGACAGCATTTTATTGGGCTTGGTGGATATCTTGGTCACCATTTGTTGGTATGTTCATCGCGCGAGTCTCTCGTGGACGTTCAGTTCGTGAATTTATCATTTGTGTCATGTTAGTCCCATCGCTGGTATGTGTGTTCTGGATGACTGCGTTTGGTGGCACGGCTATCGACCAGTTCGTTAATCATGGGTACGATGCCGTAAAAAATGCTGAACTGTCACTAAAGCTGTTTAAAATGTTGGAAGTGATGCCGTGGCACTCTATTACATCATTTGTTGGAATTGTCTTGGTGATTGTCTTCTTTATTACATCGTCCGATTCAGGCTCATTGGTTATTGATACCATTGCCGCAGGCGGTAAAGTGGAGTCTCCAACCGCACAACGTGTTTTCTGGTGTAGTTTTGAAGGTTTGGTAGCGATTGCCTTGATGTTAGGTGGGGGCTTGGCTTCTGCTCAAGCAATGGCGATTGCAACAGGCTTGCCATTTACCGTGGTATTGTTGGTAGCGACGGTATCATTAGTCAAAGGCTTGATGTCTGAACCTCGTCCTAAAAAACTGAAGAAGACAAAAAGTATCTAG
- a CDS encoding chemotaxis protein: MSKSDAILLESGTNELEIIEFHLEKHLPNGKTKTCYYGINVAKVREVIRVPETTDYPNAQPHMIGVFSSRDILTPLVDLAGWLGVPVHSDIDKKFVIVTDFNRMTNGFLIDSVSRIHRISWNDVESPSQFLEAGEQDCVVAVVRKENKLIMILDFEKIIADINPELSMEKYDVTIDRSVDLNQAMVAKRNAKTVMIVDDSAFIRSLIQDTLTSAGFNIIACKDGGEAHEKLVELAEHAKAEGVGVSKFLDAVITDVEMPRMDGMHLLKRLREHPDYGDMPIVMFSSIMSEDNREKALALGANDTITKPEIGKMVSLMDKFVF, translated from the coding sequence ATGAGCAAAAGTGATGCAATTTTATTAGAAAGTGGCACCAATGAACTGGAAATTATTGAGTTTCATCTGGAAAAGCATTTACCGAACGGCAAAACAAAAACATGCTATTACGGAATTAATGTCGCTAAAGTACGCGAAGTTATTCGTGTTCCTGAAACCACAGATTATCCAAATGCTCAGCCACATATGATTGGTGTATTTTCTTCTCGGGATATTTTGACACCGTTGGTCGATCTCGCTGGCTGGTTAGGTGTTCCTGTCCACAGTGATATCGATAAGAAGTTTGTTATCGTCACTGACTTTAACCGTATGACTAATGGTTTTCTAATCGATAGCGTGAGCCGTATTCACCGTATTTCATGGAACGATGTAGAATCTCCCAGCCAATTTTTAGAAGCGGGTGAGCAAGATTGTGTCGTCGCCGTCGTACGCAAGGAAAATAAGCTCATTATGATTCTAGATTTCGAAAAAATTATTGCGGATATTAATCCAGAACTAAGTATGGAAAAGTACGATGTTACCATTGACCGCAGTGTTGATCTTAATCAAGCTATGGTAGCGAAACGTAATGCGAAGACCGTTATGATTGTCGACGACTCTGCGTTTATTCGTAGCTTAATCCAAGATACATTGACCTCAGCGGGGTTCAACATTATTGCTTGTAAAGATGGCGGAGAAGCTCATGAAAAACTGGTTGAATTAGCTGAGCATGCTAAAGCAGAAGGAGTGGGGGTGAGCAAGTTTTTGGATGCTGTCATTACCGATGTAGAAATGCCACGTATGGACGGTATGCATTTGTTGAAACGACTCAGAGAACACCCTGATTATGGCGATATGCCGATTGTTATGTTCTCATCTATTATGAGTGAGGATAATCGTGAAAAAGCGTTGGCGTTGGGAGCCAATGATACGATCACAAAACCAGAAATTGGTAAGATGGTTTCTTTAATGGATAAATTTGTGTTTTAA